In Pedobacter sp. W3I1, one DNA window encodes the following:
- a CDS encoding chloride channel protein produces the protein MNNTKNIIPISPALGIFGKFKIGKNKEKSSKKRLLFISVLSVGVAMGISLIAKFLVSLINLVTNISFYQRFEFGFHSPADNHLGLMVIIIPVIGGVIVGLMALYGSKAIRGHGIPEAMEQVLTNQSKIKPSIAILKPVSSAIAIGTGGPFGAEGPIIATGGALGSTLGQLFTVSSNERKIILAAGATAGMSAIFGTPLAAVFLAIELLLFEFSPRSIIPVALACITGAAGHHLLFEAGPVFPMPTLLAPSNAALGMYSLIGIVVGFASLALTKIVYFIEDAFEKIPIHWMWWPAIGGLAVGIVGYFAPHTLGVGYDNIISLLSGQLSISVILSLCIFKFISWAIALGSGTSGGTLAPLMTIGGASGAIIGYLLHSLFPGLDISISMSALVGMSAMFAGASRAYLTSILFALESTHQFNGLLPLLGACSGAYLISVFFMKNTIMTEKIARRGVHTPDSYEPDLLLKLRVSEVMDRNPVFISPSNTIAQVRRYFEKNPPQENQYAVKGPNGDCLGTVSMLDLLQPSANTEKEIMAITKPAHTHIKNNDYLKKALEIMAQGEKDFLMVFSSRDENAFEGLLSYKDVVKAYHINHEKESKIGRNLSLDRQAKKIIVRGKKMMADKRI, from the coding sequence ATGAATAATACAAAAAATATAATACCAATATCTCCTGCACTAGGCATTTTCGGTAAGTTTAAAATCGGGAAGAACAAAGAGAAAAGTTCAAAGAAGCGTCTTTTATTTATTTCTGTTTTGTCTGTAGGAGTTGCTATGGGAATTTCCCTGATCGCAAAGTTTCTTGTGTCGCTGATCAATTTGGTCACCAACATATCTTTCTACCAGCGGTTTGAATTTGGTTTTCATAGCCCTGCCGATAATCATTTAGGTTTAATGGTAATCATTATTCCTGTTATCGGTGGTGTTATCGTTGGGTTGATGGCACTTTATGGCTCTAAGGCGATCAGGGGGCATGGGATTCCGGAGGCAATGGAACAGGTGCTGACTAATCAGAGCAAGATAAAGCCCTCAATAGCCATATTAAAGCCTGTTTCTTCTGCTATTGCAATCGGTACCGGAGGGCCTTTTGGTGCTGAAGGGCCAATCATTGCTACAGGAGGCGCATTGGGGTCTACCCTTGGGCAGCTGTTTACAGTGAGTTCTAACGAGCGTAAGATCATCCTTGCAGCAGGGGCAACAGCTGGTATGTCTGCTATATTTGGTACGCCATTAGCAGCAGTTTTTCTGGCAATTGAGCTATTATTGTTTGAGTTTTCGCCCAGATCCATCATTCCTGTGGCGCTGGCTTGTATTACTGGTGCTGCCGGACATCATCTTCTTTTTGAAGCGGGACCGGTTTTTCCTATGCCAACACTTTTAGCCCCTTCGAATGCCGCGCTGGGTATGTATAGCCTCATTGGGATTGTTGTAGGTTTTGCATCACTCGCCTTAACCAAGATTGTATACTTTATTGAAGATGCTTTTGAGAAAATTCCAATCCACTGGATGTGGTGGCCGGCTATTGGAGGATTGGCAGTTGGTATAGTTGGATATTTTGCACCCCACACCCTTGGCGTAGGATATGATAATATCATTTCGCTTTTAAGCGGACAACTTTCTATTTCGGTTATCCTTTCGCTGTGCATATTTAAGTTTATTTCATGGGCTATCGCGCTGGGGAGTGGTACCTCTGGAGGAACGCTGGCACCACTGATGACCATTGGTGGAGCAAGTGGTGCAATCATCGGATATTTATTGCATTCCCTTTTTCCGGGGCTGGATATCAGTATCTCCATGTCGGCATTGGTAGGTATGTCTGCAATGTTTGCCGGTGCCTCCAGGGCTTATCTTACCAGTATACTTTTTGCGCTCGAATCAACGCATCAGTTTAATGGATTGCTTCCGCTTCTTGGTGCTTGTTCCGGAGCCTACCTGATTTCGGTGTTTTTTATGAAAAACACCATCATGACTGAAAAAATTGCCCGCAGGGGCGTTCATACCCCCGACAGTTATGAGCCTGATTTATTGCTGAAGTTGCGCGTTTCAGAAGTGATGGATCGAAATCCAGTTTTTATTAGTCCTTCCAACACTATAGCCCAAGTAAGAAGGTATTTTGAAAAAAATCCTCCTCAAGAAAATCAATATGCAGTAAAAGGGCCTAATGGAGACTGTTTGGGGACAGTTTCAATGCTGGATCTTTTGCAGCCCTCGGCAAATACAGAAAAGGAAATAATGGCAATAACGAAACCTGCTCATACTCATATTAAAAATAACGACTACTTAAAAAAAGCACTGGAGATAATGGCACAGGGTGAGAAAGACTTTTTGATGGTGTTTAGCAGTAGAGATGAAAATGCTTTTGAAGGATTGTTAAGTTATAAAGACGTTGTTAAGGCTTATCATATAAATCACGAAAAGGAAAGTAAAATCGGAAGAAATCTCTCACTTGATAGACAGGCCAAGAAAATTATTGTCAGGGGTAAAAAGATGATGGCCGATAAGAGAATTTAA
- a CDS encoding Crp/Fnr family transcriptional regulator encodes MKECNNVCDIKSCYLCSRVIADWLPAVSQKKKNFQLKKGEQLFIETEPVGGIFFVFSGTIKVHKKWDNEKELIIRFATPGDVIGHLGLGKNPIYPVSATALEQATVCFIDLEFFRSSLRVNPNLTYQLMDFFASELQESHERMRNLAHMSVKGRISNAILSLQSQFGIDSNGAINLDISRQDIASYSGTTYETLFKIFTEFINAGKIGAIGKRIKVFDTSFLQDVVLGDHKKN; translated from the coding sequence ATGAAAGAGTGCAATAATGTGTGTGATATAAAAAGCTGCTATCTGTGCAGCCGTGTAATAGCAGATTGGCTACCTGCGGTTTCCCAAAAGAAAAAGAATTTTCAATTAAAAAAAGGTGAGCAATTATTCATAGAAACGGAACCTGTAGGCGGCATTTTTTTCGTCTTTTCGGGAACGATCAAAGTTCATAAAAAGTGGGACAATGAAAAGGAGCTCATTATCAGGTTTGCGACACCAGGAGATGTTATCGGCCATCTTGGACTGGGAAAAAACCCTATTTATCCGGTTTCAGCCACCGCACTTGAGCAGGCAACCGTATGCTTTATCGACCTGGAGTTCTTTAGATCAAGCTTAAGGGTAAATCCCAATCTTACCTATCAACTAATGGACTTTTTTGCTTCCGAGCTTCAGGAGTCACACGAGCGAATGCGCAATCTGGCCCATATGTCGGTAAAAGGCAGAATTTCTAATGCGATTCTTTCCTTACAATCACAATTTGGCATTGATAGCAATGGCGCAATAAACCTTGATATATCCCGTCAGGATATTGCCTCCTACTCAGGAACCACCTATGAAACACTTTTCAAAATTTTCACAGAATTCATTAATGCCGGAAAGATTGGAGCCATTGGGAAAAGAATTAAGGTATTTGATACCTCATTTCTTCAGGATGTGGTATTGGGTGATCATAAAAAAAACTAA
- a CDS encoding Crp/Fnr family transcriptional regulator: MAGAQENSKWDSYNGASPLIALYNSFYPLTAEMEVLIDALTFPVSFRKNRYIISPIDRNRYLYLILKGIVRGFYKDSGTEITSWICQEYEIVGTIRNLWTAEESDEYLQAIEDVDLIAIPHELTTMLYENFAEANIIGRKIMELHYRAAYDRSFICQIPSATGRYKHLLQAFPWMINRVPLRYIASFLGLRLETMSRIRSSENKRI; the protein is encoded by the coding sequence ATGGCCGGTGCACAGGAAAACAGCAAATGGGACTCTTATAACGGCGCTTCTCCACTTATTGCCTTATACAATAGCTTTTACCCCCTGACTGCAGAAATGGAAGTACTGATCGATGCCCTTACCTTTCCGGTGAGTTTCCGCAAGAACAGGTACATTATCTCCCCAATAGACCGCAATAGATATCTTTATCTGATTTTAAAAGGAATAGTAAGGGGATTTTACAAGGACTCGGGAACCGAGATCACTTCATGGATCTGCCAGGAATATGAAATTGTAGGAACCATCCGCAATCTATGGACTGCAGAAGAATCAGACGAATACCTTCAGGCGATAGAGGACGTAGACCTTATCGCCATACCTCATGAACTCACGACTATGCTTTATGAAAATTTTGCAGAGGCAAACATCATTGGGAGAAAGATCATGGAGCTTCATTACAGAGCGGCATATGACAGGAGCTTTATCTGCCAGATTCCTTCTGCTACTGGCCGTTATAAACATCTGCTCCAGGCCTTTCCCTGGATGATTAACCGGGTGCCACTCCGATATATTGCTTCATTCCTTGGACTACGGCTGGAAACCATGAGCAGAATCCGATCAAGCGAAAACAAAAGAATTTGA
- a CDS encoding class I SAM-dependent methyltransferase has protein sequence MKILKAAEAFDKSAKIYQEKFMDVSLYAEPFKVFFDNITAKNATVLDIACGPGNITKYLLDKKPDYQILGIDLSSKMLRLARVNNPKAQFQLMDCREIDTISEKFNGITCGFCLPYLTQQEAIKLIANVSKLLKPGGVFYLSTMEEDENNKSRYQISSTGDQVYVNYHKEDYLFTALEENNFETLILKRYSSPDKDGLIITDLVLVCKIK, from the coding sequence ATGAAAATATTAAAGGCTGCTGAAGCATTTGACAAATCGGCAAAAATATACCAGGAAAAATTTATGGATGTTAGTTTATATGCTGAACCATTTAAGGTGTTTTTCGATAATATAACGGCAAAAAATGCCACTGTTTTGGATATTGCCTGCGGTCCTGGAAACATCACTAAATACCTGTTGGATAAGAAACCTGATTACCAAATTTTGGGAATCGATCTGTCATCAAAAATGCTCAGGCTTGCCAGGGTCAACAATCCTAAGGCTCAGTTTCAACTTATGGACTGCCGTGAGATTGACACCATCAGCGAGAAATTTAACGGGATAACCTGCGGCTTTTGCCTGCCCTATTTAACACAGCAAGAAGCTATTAAACTAATTGCAAATGTTTCGAAATTGTTAAAACCAGGTGGTGTCTTTTATTTGAGTACTATGGAGGAGGACGAAAATAACAAATCGAGGTATCAAATATCCAGCACAGGCGACCAGGTGTATGTAAATTACCATAAGGAAGATTACTTGTTTACAGCCCTGGAGGAAAACAACTTTGAAACCCTCATTTTAAAACGCTATAGTTCTCCTGATAAGGATGGTTTAATCATTACAGATCTGGTCCTTGTCTGTAAAATTAAGTAA
- a CDS encoding ABC transporter permease, with amino-acid sequence MKALSESHYWATNKNNSKETYQLSPFKVMVRKEVSDHVRSWRFILLLALVVLTFFASLYISMSNIRASFTNTNDPDHAFFYLKLLSATDGSMPPFHILMSFLAPLLGITMGFDAINSEQNSGSLTRLLAQPIYRDNILLAKFYSAMLIIATLFISLTLLMIGGGLLLTGVRIEPQELLRIFGFAALTMVYVGFYLSLSIMLSVAFRHAATSALTALGIWLFFTVFYPILVNLAIRAFLPDAAYLTQSETMAYNELIMNIMRIAPGQLYSDGATTMLMPSIRSLGPLSMEQLSGAIPSPLPLRESLMIVWPQLSGLLAGTIACFALSYYLFMRREIRS; translated from the coding sequence ATGAAAGCGCTTAGCGAAAGCCATTATTGGGCAACAAATAAAAATAATTCAAAGGAAACTTACCAGCTCAGTCCTTTTAAGGTGATGGTGAGAAAAGAGGTATCGGATCACGTGCGTAGCTGGCGTTTTATCCTGCTGCTTGCTCTGGTGGTGCTCACCTTTTTTGCCTCATTGTACATTTCCATGTCCAACATCCGGGCATCTTTTACCAATACCAACGATCCTGATCATGCGTTTTTTTACCTTAAACTGCTCAGTGCCACAGATGGCTCTATGCCGCCTTTTCATATCCTGATGAGTTTTTTAGCGCCATTGCTGGGTATTACTATGGGCTTCGATGCCATTAATTCGGAACAGAACAGTGGTTCGTTGACAAGATTGTTAGCACAGCCTATATACCGCGACAACATCCTGCTAGCTAAATTCTACAGTGCAATGCTAATTATCGCGACGTTATTTATTTCCCTCACCTTGCTGATGATCGGTGGGGGACTGCTCCTTACCGGGGTAAGGATTGAGCCGCAGGAGCTCTTGAGAATTTTTGGCTTTGCCGCACTCACCATGGTCTATGTCGGTTTTTATTTAAGCTTGTCTATCATGCTTTCGGTTGCTTTTCGCCATGCGGCTACCTCAGCTTTAACTGCGCTGGGCATCTGGTTGTTTTTTACGGTATTTTATCCGATTTTGGTTAATCTGGCGATCAGGGCCTTTTTACCAGATGCAGCTTATCTGACTCAAAGTGAAACTATGGCTTATAATGAGCTGATTATGAATATTATGCGTATTGCCCCCGGGCAGTTATACAGCGATGGTGCAACTACCATGCTGATGCCATCTATCAGAAGTCTCGGGCCATTGAGTATGGAGCAGCTTTCCGGCGCCATTCCTTCACCGCTTCCGTTACGGGAGAGCCTGATGATTGTGTGGCCACAACTTAGCGGACTTCTGGCAGGCACCATTGCTTGTTTTGCGCTCTCTTATTATCTTTTTATGCGCAGAGAAATCAGAAGCTAA
- a CDS encoding ABC transporter ATP-binding protein, with amino-acid sequence MEPIIDLKNLCKSYGSHVAVYKLNLKIPHGEIFGLLGPNGAGKTTSILMMLGLTEPDSGSAIVCGHDATRDPIEVKRKVGYMPDNLGFYPQLTGLENLVYIARLNGLAEKGITENARRVMELVGLKAASDKRASTYSRGMKQRLGLAEVLIKKPKLIILDEPTLGLDPSGVKEFLELIKSLQQEQGLTVLLSSHHLHHVQQVCDRVGIFVDGKLLATGDLPTLSRELFGNTGVETSIHLTKVPTDPDALKDKFSSWPEFNNLTIRGANLQFNTTQDITPKLIRRLIELGADIQAVSQKQYGLDEIYEKYFEKNTNLTPEHESA; translated from the coding sequence ATGGAACCTATCATAGATTTAAAGAACCTATGCAAAAGCTATGGTTCGCATGTAGCTGTTTATAAGCTCAACTTAAAGATCCCCCATGGCGAAATATTCGGGTTGCTGGGTCCAAACGGCGCGGGTAAGACCACCAGTATACTCATGATGCTCGGCCTGACTGAACCCGATAGCGGTTCGGCCATTGTTTGTGGTCATGATGCCACACGAGATCCGATTGAAGTAAAAAGAAAGGTAGGCTATATGCCCGATAATCTGGGCTTTTACCCACAGTTGACTGGTCTTGAAAACCTGGTATATATAGCAAGGCTCAACGGGTTGGCTGAAAAGGGTATAACCGAAAATGCCCGTCGAGTTATGGAATTGGTAGGGCTGAAGGCAGCTTCAGATAAGCGTGCTTCAACTTATTCCCGGGGTATGAAACAAAGGCTGGGACTGGCTGAGGTGCTCATTAAAAAACCGAAACTGATTATCCTGGACGAGCCTACTTTAGGGCTAGACCCGAGCGGGGTAAAGGAGTTTCTCGAACTGATTAAATCTCTGCAGCAGGAACAAGGCTTAACTGTATTGCTTTCGTCACACCACCTTCACCACGTTCAGCAGGTGTGTGACAGGGTAGGTATATTCGTGGATGGAAAGTTGCTTGCTACCGGAGATTTGCCTACACTCTCCCGCGAGCTCTTCGGAAACACAGGTGTAGAAACCAGCATTCATCTGACTAAAGTACCAACAGATCCTGATGCACTGAAGGATAAATTCAGTAGTTGGCCGGAATTTAATAATCTGACTATAAGAGGTGCGAACCTGCAATTTAATACCACTCAGGATATCACCCCAAAACTCATTCGCCGGCTTATCGAACTGGGTGCTGACATCCAGGCTGTGAGCCAAAAACAATATGGACTAGATGAGATCTATGAGAAATATTTCGAAAAAAACACAAATTTAACCCCAGAGCATGAAAGCGCTTAG
- a CDS encoding NEW3 domain-containing protein, with the protein MSIQLLPEPLRKGLFRALLLLTFFVATKPLHAQNQDTPKGTSGFSAKLINIESAVNEPFRFSASLHNASASQQVYELKSELPIGWQISYRVEGSLVTSVNLAGGQTREIAIEITAPYNAAARKYIIPVKAVSSSSTLPLQLEAVVKGSYGASLGTPSGRLSEELTAGSHQDIELEVHNTGTLPLSSLSFSSQLPTGWEASFSPNQIERLDGGKKATIKVTLKVPDKTIAGDYSATFTLGGNNANAQAAFRIFVKTSVLSGWIGILIIALAVLAVYVLIRKYGRR; encoded by the coding sequence ATGTCAATACAATTACTACCCGAACCCTTGCGAAAAGGCTTATTTCGCGCACTTTTATTATTAACTTTTTTTGTTGCGACCAAACCGCTTCATGCGCAAAATCAGGATACCCCAAAAGGGACATCGGGATTTTCTGCCAAGCTGATCAACATCGAATCGGCTGTTAACGAACCGTTCCGCTTTTCAGCCTCGCTGCACAATGCATCCGCAAGCCAGCAAGTTTATGAACTCAAGTCGGAATTACCCATAGGATGGCAGATCAGCTACCGTGTGGAGGGCAGTCTGGTTACTTCTGTAAATTTAGCTGGTGGCCAAACCCGGGAGATAGCCATCGAAATTACTGCACCCTACAACGCTGCTGCCAGGAAATACATTATTCCTGTCAAAGCCGTATCATCTTCATCAACGTTGCCGCTACAACTGGAAGCTGTGGTTAAGGGATCTTATGGTGCCAGCCTGGGTACGCCGAGTGGAAGGCTGAGCGAAGAGCTTACAGCCGGTTCTCATCAAGATATTGAGCTTGAGGTGCATAATACAGGCACTTTGCCGCTATCCTCACTAAGTTTTTCTTCACAACTGCCTACTGGATGGGAAGCAAGTTTTTCGCCAAACCAGATTGAAAGGCTGGATGGCGGTAAGAAGGCAACCATTAAAGTAACCCTAAAAGTGCCGGATAAAACAATTGCCGGAGACTATAGTGCCACCTTTACCCTGGGAGGTAACAATGCCAATGCTCAGGCCGCCTTTAGAATCTTTGTTAAAACCTCTGTACTTTCTGGCTGGATTGGTATACTCATTATTGCCCTGGCAGTTTTAGCAGTATACGTGCTTATCCGTAAGTACGGCCGTCGGTAG
- a CDS encoding NADP-dependent oxidoreductase has translation MKAYIINKYTKDSLQLVDVPTPKAGDHEVLVEVHAAGVNLLDSKIKTGEFKLLLPYKFPLILGHDVAGIITQVGKNVKKFKVGDEIYSRPADFHIGTFAEYIAINENDVAFKPKNLTMEEAASIPLVALTAWQALVERARLKEGQKVFIQAGSGGVGTIAIQLAKHLGATVATTASTKGFAMVKALGADVLIDYKTQDFEKLLKDYDVVLNSQDNKTLEKSLNILKPGGQVISISGPPTPDFAKEIGLPWYLKVILSLLSFSMRSKAKKYHVNFNFLFMKANGNQLAKITGLIEAEIIKPVVDKVYAFGQTNDALAYIVSGRTKGKVVIKLK, from the coding sequence ATGAAAGCATACATCATAAACAAGTATACCAAAGATAGCCTTCAGCTAGTGGATGTTCCAACGCCTAAAGCCGGTGATCATGAAGTTTTGGTCGAGGTTCATGCAGCAGGCGTAAATCTGCTTGACTCAAAAATTAAAACGGGAGAGTTTAAATTATTGCTGCCTTATAAGTTTCCCTTGATTTTGGGGCATGATGTTGCAGGCATTATTACGCAGGTTGGAAAGAATGTAAAGAAATTTAAAGTAGGTGACGAGATTTATTCACGCCCGGCAGATTTTCATATCGGAACATTTGCAGAATATATTGCCATCAACGAAAACGATGTAGCCTTTAAACCCAAAAATTTGACCATGGAGGAAGCTGCCTCCATTCCACTGGTTGCACTTACGGCGTGGCAAGCCTTGGTTGAGCGGGCCAGGTTGAAAGAAGGGCAAAAAGTATTTATCCAGGCAGGTTCTGGTGGCGTTGGAACTATCGCCATTCAGCTGGCAAAACATTTAGGTGCAACAGTTGCCACCACTGCCAGTACCAAAGGTTTTGCTATGGTGAAAGCGCTGGGCGCAGATGTTTTGATTGATTACAAAACACAGGATTTTGAAAAACTCCTTAAAGATTATGATGTGGTACTTAATAGCCAGGACAATAAAACCCTCGAAAAATCACTTAATATTTTAAAGCCAGGGGGCCAGGTAATTTCGATTTCAGGTCCGCCAACCCCTGATTTTGCTAAAGAAATAGGTCTCCCATGGTACTTAAAGGTAATATTATCACTGCTTAGTTTTAGCATGAGGAGCAAAGCAAAAAAATATCATGTCAATTTTAATTTTCTCTTTATGAAAGCCAACGGAAACCAGCTTGCTAAAATTACGGGGTTGATTGAAGCTGAGATCATAAAACCTGTGGTAGATAAGGTATATGCTTTCGGGCAGACAAATGATGCGTTAGCATATATTGTGAGTGGACGTACAAAAGGTAAAGTAGTTATTAAGTTAAAATAG
- a CDS encoding SDR family oxidoreductase, whose product MNLKGKTILITGGASGIGLEAVKQFLAIGAEVIITGRNQAKLDAAKKTYPAITAIKSDAGNEGDAKDLFNKVKELGGIDILYNNAAVLVPPSNLGMANTKHMEGAAYEMEVNYLGVIRLNNLFMDMLKSGGEAAIINTTSILSQAPSLIEATYSSSKTALAFYTISLREHLKIIGSKLKIFELIPPLVATEMTAERNDKKISTQEMVKGLINGLSKNHYTIRVGDAKIFSLINRLFPGTAFNIINPKKNHQLLQN is encoded by the coding sequence ATGAACTTAAAAGGAAAAACAATACTGATAACCGGTGGTGCATCGGGTATAGGACTTGAAGCTGTAAAACAGTTTTTAGCAATCGGTGCGGAGGTGATTATTACCGGTAGAAACCAGGCAAAACTAGATGCAGCCAAAAAAACTTATCCGGCCATCACTGCCATTAAAAGTGATGCCGGAAACGAAGGTGATGCAAAAGACCTTTTTAATAAAGTAAAAGAACTGGGTGGTATCGATATTTTGTACAATAATGCAGCGGTGCTCGTTCCGCCATCTAATTTAGGTATGGCAAATACTAAACACATGGAAGGTGCTGCATACGAAATGGAGGTTAATTACCTGGGTGTGATCAGGCTAAACAATCTTTTTATGGATATGCTTAAATCCGGGGGAGAGGCTGCGATAATTAATACTACCTCCATACTCAGTCAGGCTCCATCTCTGATTGAGGCTACTTATTCCTCCTCTAAAACTGCACTGGCATTCTATACCATCTCGCTTCGTGAGCATTTAAAAATCATTGGCAGTAAACTAAAGATATTTGAACTTATTCCCCCGCTTGTTGCTACAGAAATGACCGCTGAAAGAAATGATAAAAAAATATCAACTCAAGAGATGGTAAAAGGACTAATTAATGGTTTATCCAAAAACCATTACACGATCCGTGTGGGCGATGCGAAAATATTTAGTCTGATTAACAGGCTTTTTCCGGGAACTGCATTTAATATAATCAATCCAAAGAAAAACCATCAACTTTTACAAAACTAA
- a CDS encoding TetR/AcrR family transcriptional regulator produces MTKIIAMLSKAEKTKQFILETAMPLYNEKGVAGVTIDDILAATKLTKGALYGHFDGKDDLSLQVIDYSLDKVSQRIRSAVSTKKTVKAKIWAFIDFYKDPIDTLIPGGCPIFNTAVETDDNYPWLKKKVAKVLRQGQEELTALLQSGINNGEFTPELDPANFAFKLVASIEGATVMCRAMEVTKPMLALVKSLKAELARYEK; encoded by the coding sequence TTGACGAAGATTATCGCCATGTTATCAAAAGCAGAGAAAACAAAACAATTTATTTTAGAAACAGCCATGCCTTTATATAATGAAAAGGGTGTTGCCGGAGTGACTATTGATGATATTCTGGCTGCAACCAAATTAACAAAAGGTGCGCTTTATGGACATTTTGATGGAAAAGACGATCTCTCCTTACAAGTCATAGATTATTCTTTGGATAAAGTCTCTCAACGTATCAGATCAGCGGTTTCAACAAAAAAAACTGTCAAAGCCAAGATTTGGGCATTTATTGATTTTTACAAGGATCCAATCGATACCCTGATTCCGGGCGGTTGTCCCATTTTTAATACTGCTGTTGAAACTGATGATAATTATCCCTGGCTGAAGAAAAAAGTGGCAAAGGTTCTTAGACAAGGTCAGGAGGAGCTTACTGCCCTTCTTCAAAGTGGTATCAACAATGGAGAGTTTACTCCAGAACTTGATCCCGCGAATTTTGCTTTTAAGCTTGTTGCGTCTATTGAAGGTGCGACAGTGATGTGCAGGGCCATGGAAGTCACCAAGCCGATGCTTGCACTGGTAAAAAGCCTGAAAGCAGAATTGGCTCGTTATGAGAAATGA
- a CDS encoding cyclophilin-like fold protein — protein sequence MKYLTTLFFVLLSVSLCLASCGSDPATTRSGGNTNRGQNIKSGNKMKITIGTKVFTATLNDNATAKAFKAMLPLTLDMKELNGNEKCFNLSKSLTVNSSNPGTIQNGDLMIYGSSTLVLFYKSFPTSYSYTKIGRVDNISGLAEALGSKHVTVKYELE from the coding sequence ATGAAATACTTAACGACCCTATTTTTTGTCCTGTTATCAGTTTCGCTTTGCCTTGCAAGCTGCGGTAGCGATCCGGCAACCACACGGTCCGGCGGAAATACTAACAGAGGCCAAAACATCAAATCAGGAAATAAAATGAAAATAACCATAGGCACTAAAGTATTTACAGCTACACTGAACGACAATGCGACAGCAAAAGCATTTAAGGCTATGCTTCCCCTTACCCTCGATATGAAGGAGTTAAATGGCAATGAGAAATGTTTTAATCTTTCAAAAAGCCTGACTGTAAATTCTTCAAATCCAGGAACGATACAGAATGGCGACCTGATGATTTATGGTTCAAGTACATTAGTACTCTTTTATAAATCTTTCCCTACTTCATATAGCTATACAAAGATTGGACGTGTAGATAACATTTCGGGCCTGGCAGAGGCTTTAGGTTCTAAGCATGTGACGGTGAAGTATGAGTTGGAATGA
- a CDS encoding cupin domain-containing protein — protein MKKRDLSVAIIAISISILGFTACSNHKKENSMNTENNTALFPKGEKLSNDWFSGDAFLSPLVAKDSNNNFSAGAVTFEPGARTNWHTHPKGQVLIVVEGNGFYQEKDKPARAIKKGDVVNIPADTEHWHGASAKVKMVHIAITNYKDDVQVTWLQPVSDEQYNEVND, from the coding sequence ATGAAAAAAAGGGATCTATCTGTAGCAATAATAGCCATTAGCATCAGTATTTTGGGATTTACTGCCTGCAGCAATCATAAAAAAGAAAATAGTATGAATACAGAAAACAACACAGCTCTTTTTCCAAAAGGAGAAAAGCTATCAAACGACTGGTTTAGCGGTGATGCTTTTTTATCACCATTGGTTGCAAAAGACAGCAACAACAATTTTTCTGCCGGGGCAGTAACCTTTGAGCCGGGCGCTAGAACCAATTGGCATACGCATCCAAAAGGCCAGGTATTGATTGTAGTGGAGGGCAATGGTTTTTACCAGGAAAAAGATAAGCCTGCGCGTGCCATCAAAAAAGGTGACGTGGTAAATATTCCAGCTGACACCGAACATTGGCATGGTGCTTCGGCAAAGGTAAAAATGGTGCATATTGCCATAACCAATTATAAAGATGATGTGCAGGTTACCTGGTTGCAGCCCGTTTCGGATGAGCAGTATAATGAAGTAAATGATTAA